One window from the genome of Streptomyces sp. NBC_01476 encodes:
- a CDS encoding response regulator transcription factor, translating into MTVGTAGDVGGEQSVTVMVVDDHPMWRDAVARDLTEAGLKVVATAGDGPEAVRRARAARPQVLVLDLNLPGASGVQVCKEVVAHDSAVRVLVLSASGEHTDVLEAVKSGATGYLLKSAGREELVDAVRRTAVGDPVFTPGLAGLVLGEYRRLAAAPAPAAAGDGPAAPRLTDRETEVLRLVAKGLSYKQIAQRLVISHRTVQNHVQNTLGKLQLHNRVELVRYAIERGLDGTARPADRTQARTDGDT; encoded by the coding sequence ATGACGGTCGGAACCGCCGGAGACGTGGGTGGCGAGCAGTCGGTGACCGTGATGGTCGTGGACGACCACCCGATGTGGCGCGACGCGGTCGCCCGCGATCTCACCGAGGCCGGGCTGAAGGTGGTGGCGACGGCGGGCGACGGCCCCGAGGCGGTCCGCCGGGCCCGCGCCGCCCGCCCCCAGGTGCTCGTCCTCGACCTCAACCTGCCCGGGGCCTCCGGGGTGCAGGTCTGCAAGGAGGTGGTGGCCCACGACTCCGCCGTACGGGTACTGGTGCTCTCCGCCAGCGGCGAGCACACCGACGTGCTGGAGGCGGTGAAGTCCGGGGCGACCGGCTATCTGCTGAAGTCGGCCGGCCGCGAGGAACTGGTGGACGCGGTCCGGCGGACCGCCGTCGGGGACCCGGTGTTCACCCCGGGGCTGGCCGGACTCGTCCTCGGCGAGTACCGCAGACTCGCCGCCGCACCGGCGCCCGCCGCGGCCGGCGACGGCCCCGCCGCACCCCGGCTCACCGACCGCGAGACCGAGGTGCTGCGCCTGGTCGCCAAGGGCCTGAGCTACAAGCAGATCGCGCAGCGGCTCGTCATCTCGCACCGCACGGTCCAGAACCACGTGCAGAACACCCTCGGCAAACTCCAGCTCCACAACCGGGTCGAACTGGTCCGCTACGCGATCGAACGCGGGCTGGACGGCACGGCCCGGCCAGCCGACCGTACACAGGCGCGCACGGACGGCGACACGTGA
- the macS gene encoding MacS family sensor histidine kinase — MAMKMSVEQPLWRALLAYRVLTCGYAVALYVHAYGELRHPLPGGVYMAVLTGWTLATLGRVKNAERCTRGFLAADLTVAVGGILLTGLVDSPARIQAGAFTLPSIWTAGSVLAYAVKGGWRWAAVASSLVAAADLIERGTPSRDTLHNLVLVWIASIAIGYVVEVARASERTLARALQIEAATRERERLARDIHDGVLQVLAMVQHRGSQAGGEAAELGRLAGEQQAALRTLISGAPPPRPPAGDTTGPPHDLRTLLNPLTSARITLSAPGTPVLLAPAAAAELAAAVAAALDNVRKHAGERAQAWILVEDEPDAVLVTVRDDGPGIAEGRLAAAADEGRLGVAQSIRGRLRDLGGSAELVSVPGQGTEVELRLPKEAAAARAGARGGAGLPARTEELSEAKGGSTR, encoded by the coding sequence ATGGCCATGAAGATGTCGGTGGAACAGCCACTGTGGCGCGCCCTCCTCGCGTACCGGGTCCTGACCTGCGGATACGCCGTCGCGCTCTATGTCCACGCGTACGGTGAGCTGCGGCACCCGCTGCCCGGCGGTGTCTACATGGCGGTCCTGACCGGCTGGACGCTCGCCACCCTCGGCCGGGTGAAGAACGCCGAACGCTGCACCCGCGGCTTCCTGGCCGCCGACCTCACGGTGGCCGTCGGCGGCATCCTGCTCACCGGCCTGGTGGACTCGCCGGCCCGGATCCAGGCCGGCGCCTTCACCCTGCCGTCGATATGGACCGCGGGCTCGGTGCTGGCCTACGCGGTCAAGGGCGGCTGGCGCTGGGCGGCCGTCGCCTCCTCGCTGGTCGCCGCCGCCGACCTGATCGAGCGCGGCACGCCCAGCCGGGACACCCTGCACAACCTGGTGCTGGTCTGGATCGCCAGCATCGCCATCGGTTACGTGGTGGAGGTCGCCCGCGCCAGCGAACGGACCCTGGCCCGCGCGCTGCAGATCGAGGCGGCCACCCGGGAGCGCGAGCGGCTGGCCCGCGACATCCACGACGGGGTGCTCCAGGTGCTGGCCATGGTCCAGCACCGCGGCAGCCAGGCCGGCGGTGAGGCCGCCGAGCTCGGCCGGCTGGCCGGCGAGCAGCAGGCCGCGCTGCGCACCCTGATCAGCGGCGCCCCGCCGCCCCGCCCCCCGGCCGGCGACACCACCGGTCCGCCGCACGACCTGCGCACCCTGCTCAACCCGCTGACCTCCGCCCGGATCACGCTGTCCGCACCCGGCACCCCGGTCCTCCTGGCCCCGGCCGCGGCCGCCGAACTGGCCGCCGCGGTCGCCGCCGCGCTGGACAACGTCCGCAAGCACGCCGGCGAGCGGGCGCAGGCGTGGATCCTGGTCGAGGACGAACCGGACGCGGTGCTGGTCACCGTGCGGGACGACGGGCCCGGCATCGCCGAGGGCAGGCTGGCCGCCGCCGCGGACGAAGGACGGCTCGGTGTCGCCCAGTCCATCCGCGGCCGGCTGCGCGACCTGGGCGGCAGCGCGGAACTGGTCTCCGTCCCGGGGCAGGGCACCGAGGTGGAACTGCGGCTGCCCAAGGAGGCGGCAGCGGCCAGGGCCGGGGCCAGGGGCGGAGCCGGCCTCCCGGCCCGTACCGAAGAACTCAGCGAAGCGAAGGGCGGCAGCACACGATGA
- a CDS encoding lysophospholipid acyltransferase family protein, with the protein MFYGAMKIVLGHPIKAVFRPWVEGLENVPSEGPAILASNHLSFSDSFFLPSVLDRQVTFIAKAEYFTAPGLKGKLTAAFFKGVGQLPVDRSGARGAGEAAVNSGVAVLARGELFGIYPEGTRSPDGRLYRGKPGGLARVALASGAPVIPVAMIDTEKLQPPGQVIPKLNPRPGIRIGKPLDFSRYQGMEGDRFILRSVTDEVMYEIMKLSGQEYVDIYATAAKRQIAEAAKAAAETAAGRPQEQAGS; encoded by the coding sequence TTGTTCTACGGCGCGATGAAGATCGTTCTCGGCCACCCCATCAAGGCTGTGTTCCGGCCCTGGGTGGAGGGCCTGGAGAATGTCCCCAGCGAGGGGCCGGCCATTCTGGCGAGCAATCACCTGTCGTTCTCCGACTCCTTCTTCCTTCCCTCGGTCCTGGACCGGCAGGTCACCTTCATCGCCAAGGCCGAGTACTTCACCGCGCCCGGCCTCAAGGGCAAGCTGACCGCGGCCTTCTTCAAGGGCGTCGGCCAGCTCCCGGTGGACCGCTCCGGCGCCCGCGGCGCCGGCGAGGCGGCGGTGAACAGCGGTGTCGCGGTGCTGGCCCGCGGTGAGCTCTTCGGTATCTACCCCGAGGGCACCCGGTCGCCCGACGGCCGGCTCTACCGCGGCAAACCGGGCGGTCTTGCCCGGGTCGCGCTGGCCTCCGGCGCTCCGGTGATCCCGGTCGCGATGATCGACACCGAGAAGCTCCAGCCGCCCGGCCAGGTGATCCCCAAGCTCAACCCCCGGCCCGGCATCCGGATCGGCAAGCCGCTCGACTTCAGCCGCTATCAGGGCATGGAGGGCGACCGCTTCATCCTGCGCTCGGTCACCGACGAGGTGATGTACGAGATCATGAAGCTCTCCGGCCAGGAGTACGTCGACATCTACGCCACCGCCGCCAAGCGCCAGATCGCCGAAGCCGCCAAAGCCGCGGCCGAGACGGCCGCCGGCAGACCGCAGGAGCAGGCCGGCAGCTGA
- a CDS encoding alpha/beta hydrolase, which translates to MPLMSGAEPYRHDGGETGVLLCHGFTGSPQSLRPWGEYLAARGLSVSLPLLPGHGTRWQDMQLTGWQDWYAEVDRELVALSERCSRVFVAGLSMGGALALRLAEKHGTAVSGVILVNPSVKGDSVQLKAVPVLRHLVPSVAGIASDIAAEGGSELGYDRTPLHAVHSLSRFWGIVRAALPQVTQPLLLLHSRVDHVVHPSNSAVVLGKVSSTDVTEIVLERSYHVATLDHDAERIFTESYDFVRRLSAPAGDTVKESTAGG; encoded by the coding sequence GTGCCGCTCATGTCCGGAGCCGAACCGTACCGCCATGACGGCGGTGAGACCGGCGTGCTGCTCTGCCATGGTTTCACCGGCTCCCCGCAGTCCCTGCGCCCCTGGGGTGAATATCTGGCGGCGCGCGGGCTCAGCGTGTCGCTGCCGCTGCTGCCCGGTCACGGCACCCGCTGGCAGGACATGCAGCTCACCGGCTGGCAGGACTGGTACGCGGAGGTCGACCGGGAACTGGTGGCGCTCTCCGAACGCTGCTCCCGGGTCTTCGTGGCCGGGCTGTCGATGGGCGGCGCGCTGGCGCTGCGGCTGGCCGAGAAGCACGGGACCGCGGTCAGCGGGGTGATCCTGGTGAACCCCTCGGTGAAGGGCGACAGCGTGCAGCTGAAGGCCGTGCCGGTGCTCCGGCATCTCGTGCCGTCGGTGGCGGGCATCGCCAGCGACATCGCGGCCGAGGGCGGCTCCGAGCTCGGGTACGACCGGACCCCGCTGCACGCGGTGCACTCGCTCAGCAGGTTCTGGGGGATCGTACGGGCCGCGCTGCCGCAGGTGACCCAGCCGCTCCTGCTGCTGCACAGCCGGGTGGACCACGTGGTGCACCCGTCCAACTCGGCTGTGGTGCTCGGCAAGGTGTCGTCCACGGACGTCACGGAGATCGTGCTGGAGCGCAGCTACCACGTGGCCACGCTCGACCACGACGCGGAGCGCATCTTCACGGAGTCCTACGACTTCGTACGACGGCTGTCCGCTCCGGCGGGCGACACGGTCAAGGAGAGTACGGCCGGTGGCTGA
- a CDS encoding endonuclease/exonuclease/phosphatase family protein, producing MTVEDLPGSATEHDGSAVVRVLSYNIRSMRDDTAALARVIRACAPDLVLIQEAPRFFRWRKAAARLAGATDLFHVTGGATTAGPMILSSLRAHVERTEDVLLPHTPGLHQRGFATAVLRIGGARLSVLSAHLSLNAAERYEQAGLLLDRVTGLGEPHAVAGGDLNDRPEGRAFSRVADLLQDAWATKPWGGEFTSSAQRPYQRIDAVFASPGIEVLGAGVPLALPGIDREDLTAATDHLPVLAALRIPAS from the coding sequence GTGACGGTGGAGGATCTGCCGGGTTCGGCGACCGAGCACGACGGCTCGGCGGTCGTTCGGGTACTGAGTTACAACATCCGCTCCATGCGGGACGACACGGCGGCGCTGGCCCGGGTGATCCGTGCCTGCGCCCCCGACCTGGTCCTGATCCAGGAGGCGCCGCGGTTCTTCCGCTGGCGCAAGGCGGCCGCGCGGCTCGCCGGGGCGACGGACCTCTTCCACGTCACCGGCGGGGCCACCACCGCGGGGCCGATGATCCTGTCGTCGCTGCGGGCCCACGTGGAGCGCACGGAGGACGTCCTCCTCCCGCACACCCCGGGGCTCCACCAGCGCGGTTTCGCCACCGCCGTCCTGCGGATCGGCGGTGCCCGGCTCTCGGTGCTCAGCGCCCACCTCAGTCTCAACGCAGCCGAGCGGTACGAACAGGCGGGGCTGCTGCTCGACCGGGTCACCGGGCTCGGCGAGCCGCACGCCGTGGCCGGCGGCGACCTCAACGACCGTCCCGAGGGCCGCGCGTTCTCGCGGGTGGCCGACCTGCTCCAGGACGCCTGGGCCACCAAGCCGTGGGGCGGTGAGTTCACCTCCTCCGCCCAGCGCCCCTATCAGCGCATCGACGCGGTGTTCGCCTCCCCGGGGATCGAAGTCCTCGGCGCGGGCGTGCCGCTGGCGCTTCCCGGGATCGACCGGGAGGACCTCACCGCCGCCACCGACCATCTCCCGGTGCTGGCCGCCCTCCGTATCCCGGCGTCCTAG
- a CDS encoding ROK family glucokinase, whose translation MGLTIGVDIGGTKIAAGVVDEEGSILETVKVPTPSTPEGVVDAIVEAVRQVSTGHQIEAVGIGAAGYVDDKRATVLFAPNINWRHEALKDKVEQRVELPVVVENDANAAAWGEYRFGAGQGHSDVICITLGTGLGGGIIIGNKLRRGRFGVAAEFGHIRVVPDGLLCGCGSQGCWEQYASGRALVRYARQRANATPENAEVLLALGDGTPEGIEGRHVSAAARQGDPVAVDSFRELARWAGAGLADLASLFDPSAFIVGGGVSDEGELVLDPIRKSFRRWLIGGEWRPHAQVLAAQLGGKAGLVGAADLARQG comes from the coding sequence ATGGGACTCACCATCGGCGTCGACATCGGCGGCACCAAGATCGCGGCCGGGGTGGTCGACGAGGAAGGCTCGATTCTCGAGACCGTCAAGGTGCCTACTCCGTCGACTCCCGAAGGCGTCGTGGACGCGATCGTGGAGGCGGTACGCCAGGTCAGCACCGGTCACCAGATCGAGGCCGTCGGCATCGGCGCCGCCGGTTACGTCGACGACAAGCGCGCCACCGTCCTCTTCGCGCCGAACATCAACTGGCGGCACGAAGCGCTCAAGGACAAGGTCGAACAGCGCGTGGAACTCCCGGTGGTGGTGGAGAACGACGCCAACGCCGCGGCCTGGGGGGAGTACCGCTTCGGTGCCGGACAGGGCCACTCCGACGTGATCTGCATCACGCTGGGCACCGGCCTCGGCGGCGGCATCATCATCGGCAACAAGCTGCGCCGCGGCCGGTTCGGAGTCGCCGCCGAATTCGGTCATATCCGGGTGGTCCCGGACGGGCTGCTCTGCGGGTGCGGCAGCCAGGGCTGCTGGGAGCAGTACGCTTCCGGTCGTGCCCTGGTCCGCTACGCACGCCAGCGGGCCAACGCCACCCCGGAGAACGCCGAGGTGCTGCTCGCCCTCGGTGACGGCACCCCGGAAGGCATCGAAGGGCGGCATGTCAGCGCCGCCGCCCGGCAGGGCGACCCGGTGGCCGTCGACTCGTTCCGCGAGCTGGCCCGCTGGGCCGGCGCCGGCCTGGCCGACCTGGCATCGCTCTTCGACCCCTCCGCGTTCATCGTCGGCGGCGGGGTGTCGGACGAGGGCGAACTGGTCCTCGACCCGATCCGCAAGTCGTTCCGGCGCTGGCTGATCGGCGGGGAGTGGCGGCCGCACGCCCAGGTGCTCGCGGCCCAGCTGGGCGGCAAGGCAGGACTGGTCGGAGCGGCGGACCTGGCGCGGCAGGGCTGA
- a CDS encoding DUF5304 family protein produces MSEATDRPDADAWAKASAEDIRAEHARRRTEAGQGPGSAGDELRRLAEAVGEAVTDRLATLRNPAVQMAAQGVISQVRSVVEPIVERNPDLFDHLNAAGAELLAAYRSAVTQAEARWTSGGSSKRSTAEHIDLD; encoded by the coding sequence ATGAGCGAAGCCACGGACCGTCCCGACGCCGACGCGTGGGCCAAGGCCAGCGCCGAGGACATCCGCGCCGAGCACGCCCGCCGGCGGACCGAGGCGGGCCAGGGACCGGGCAGCGCGGGCGACGAGCTGCGCCGGCTCGCGGAGGCCGTCGGAGAGGCCGTCACGGACCGGCTGGCGACCTTGCGCAACCCCGCGGTGCAGATGGCCGCGCAGGGTGTCATCTCCCAGGTGCGTTCCGTTGTCGAACCCATCGTGGAGCGCAACCCCGACCTCTTCGATCATCTGAACGCGGCCGGGGCCGAATTGCTGGCCGCATACCGGTCCGCGGTGACCCAGGCCGAGGCACGCTGGACCTCCGGCGGAAGCTCCAAGCGTTCAACCGCTGAACACATCGACCTCGACTGA
- a CDS encoding ArsA family ATPase, whose amino-acid sequence MTPVRTLLITGTSGAGRTTVATATAVAAARTGSRTLLLTRDRQDVAELLAAAGAGPLAEEGAVPGTDGLYLALADPATAFQDGLLDLQDRLGSLLGLLGAAPLDPEEVTPVPGAGALALLTTLRRAQVIGETSDWDLVVVDLPPVREAVGLLALPEQLRRYLRRLLPADRQAARALRPVLAQLAGVPMPAEWAYDAAARADRELAAVQAVIEHQDTAVTVVLEPGPAAARALATARTGLALYGHRLAAVTANRLLPTTSQDPFLAGLSAHQQDHLKALAGQCAADGVPLLELPHLGREPHDPVELALPVPETGPRAAEPWTVDEHLADQGQFIWSLPLPGAGRDSLDLVRRGDELVVDAGGFRRIVPLPSALRRCTVAGAALRDGVLRVRFTPDPELWPR is encoded by the coding sequence GTGACACCGGTACGCACCCTGCTGATCACCGGCACCTCCGGGGCCGGCCGGACGACGGTCGCCACGGCGACAGCGGTGGCCGCCGCCCGTACCGGCAGCCGCACCCTGCTGCTCACCCGTGACCGGCAGGACGTGGCGGAACTGCTGGCCGCCGCGGGTGCCGGGCCGCTCGCCGAGGAGGGCGCGGTACCCGGGACCGACGGGCTCTACCTCGCGCTCGCCGACCCCGCCACCGCCTTCCAGGACGGCCTGCTGGACCTCCAGGACCGGCTCGGCAGCCTGCTCGGCCTGCTCGGGGCCGCCCCGCTGGACCCCGAGGAGGTGACCCCGGTGCCCGGGGCCGGCGCGCTGGCGCTGCTCACGACGCTGCGGCGGGCCCAGGTCATCGGGGAGACCTCGGACTGGGACCTGGTCGTGGTGGACCTGCCGCCGGTCCGCGAGGCCGTCGGACTGCTCGCCCTGCCCGAGCAACTGCGCCGCTACCTCCGGCGGTTGCTGCCCGCCGACCGGCAGGCCGCCCGCGCGCTGCGCCCGGTGCTCGCCCAGCTCGCCGGCGTCCCGATGCCCGCCGAGTGGGCCTACGACGCCGCTGCCCGCGCCGACCGCGAACTCGCCGCCGTGCAGGCGGTGATCGAGCACCAGGACACCGCCGTGACCGTCGTCCTCGAACCCGGCCCGGCCGCGGCCCGGGCGCTGGCCACCGCCAGGACCGGCCTGGCGCTGTACGGCCACCGGCTGGCCGCCGTCACCGCCAACCGGCTGCTGCCGACCACCTCCCAGGACCCGTTCCTCGCCGGGCTCTCCGCCCACCAGCAGGACCACCTCAAAGCGCTCGCCGGCCAGTGCGCGGCCGACGGCGTACCGCTGCTCGAACTCCCGCACCTCGGCCGCGAACCGCACGACCCGGTGGAACTCGCGCTGCCCGTGCCGGAGACCGGGCCGCGGGCCGCCGAACCCTGGACGGTGGATGAACACCTCGCCGACCAGGGGCAGTTCATCTGGTCCCTGCCGCTGCCCGGCGCCGGCCGGGACAGCCTGGACCTGGTCCGCCGCGGCGACGAACTCGTGGTGGACGCGGGCGGCTTCCGCCGGATCGTGCCGCTGCCGTCCGCGCTGCGCCGCTGCACGGTGGCGGGCGCGGCGCTGCGGGACGGCGTCCTGCGGGTGCGGTTCACCCCCGATCCGGAGCTGTGGCCCCGCTGA
- a CDS encoding SRPBCC family protein produces the protein MAEHTRSSITIEAAPEAVMAVIADFDRYPEWTGEVKEAEVLGRDDAGRAEQVRLVLDAGAIKDDHTLAYRWIGANEVQWSLVKSQMLRALDGSYALAPVDGGTRTEVTYQLTVDVKIPMLGMIKRKAEKVIIDRALAGLKKRVESDPAPAAAPAVPDDTGTSA, from the coding sequence ATGGCGGAACACACGAGGTCGAGCATCACGATCGAAGCGGCGCCGGAAGCCGTCATGGCGGTCATCGCCGACTTCGACCGCTACCCGGAATGGACCGGGGAGGTCAAAGAGGCGGAAGTGCTGGGCCGCGACGACGCGGGCCGCGCCGAACAGGTCCGGCTGGTGCTGGACGCCGGCGCGATCAAGGACGACCACACCCTGGCGTACCGCTGGATCGGCGCCAACGAGGTGCAGTGGTCGCTGGTGAAGTCCCAGATGCTGCGCGCCCTGGACGGCTCCTACGCGCTCGCCCCGGTCGACGGCGGAACCCGCACCGAGGTGACGTACCAGCTCACGGTGGACGTCAAGATCCCCATGCTCGGCATGATCAAGCGCAAGGCGGAGAAGGTCATCATCGACCGCGCGCTCGCCGGCCTGAAGAAGCGGGTGGAGTCGGACCCGGCGCCGGCCGCAGCGCCCGCCGTGCCGGACGACACCGGCACGTCGGCCTGA
- a CDS encoding metallophosphoesterase family protein — protein sequence MRVHVVSDVHGASEALARAGEGADALVCLGDLVLFLDYGDHSRGIFPDLFGVENADRMVELRTARRFDEARELDRELWKGLDRGTLIEAAVRRQYAELFAAFPTPTYATYGNVDIPGLWGQYAQPGTTVLDGATARIGDRLFGFAGGGLRTPMRTPYEVDDADYAAKVAALGRVDVLCSHIPPAVPELCYDTTARRFERGSEALLDAIRATQPKYALFGHVHQPLVRRTRIGRTECINVGHFNHTRTPWVLEW from the coding sequence ATGCGGGTGCATGTGGTGAGTGACGTCCATGGTGCGAGCGAGGCGCTGGCCCGGGCCGGGGAGGGCGCCGACGCCCTGGTCTGCCTCGGTGACCTGGTGCTCTTCCTGGACTACGGCGACCACTCGCGGGGGATCTTCCCCGATCTGTTCGGCGTGGAGAACGCCGACCGGATGGTGGAGCTGCGCACCGCCCGCCGCTTCGACGAGGCCCGCGAACTCGACCGGGAACTCTGGAAAGGACTCGACCGCGGGACCCTCATCGAGGCCGCGGTCCGCCGGCAGTACGCCGAGCTCTTCGCCGCCTTCCCCACCCCGACCTACGCCACCTACGGCAATGTCGACATTCCCGGCCTCTGGGGGCAGTACGCCCAGCCGGGCACCACCGTGCTGGACGGCGCCACCGCCCGGATCGGCGACCGGCTCTTCGGCTTCGCCGGCGGCGGTCTGCGCACCCCGATGCGCACCCCGTACGAGGTCGACGACGCCGACTACGCCGCGAAGGTGGCGGCCCTCGGCCGGGTCGACGTGCTCTGCTCGCACATCCCGCCGGCCGTCCCGGAGCTGTGCTACGACACCACCGCCCGCCGCTTCGAGCGCGGCAGCGAGGCACTGCTCGACGCGATCCGCGCGACCCAGCCGAAGTACGCGCTCTTCGGCCATGTGCACCAGCCGCTGGTGCGCCGGACCCGGATCGGCCGCACCGAGTGCATCAACGTCGGCCACTTCAACCACACCCGCACGCCGTGGGTCCTGGAGTGGTGA
- a CDS encoding AMP-dependent synthetase/ligase, whose amino-acid sequence MREFSLPALYEVPADGNLTDLIRRNAAHHPDIPVIGRKDASGRWEDVTAARFLAEVRSAARGLIASGVQPGDRVALMSRTRYEWTLLDFAIWSAGAVTVPVYETSSASQVEWILGDSGAVAVVVEAEPHERLVESVRVRLPQLKHVWRIDAGAVEALRESGTDISDAVLDERSGYAGADSPATIVYTSGTTGRPKGCVLSHRSFFAECGNVVERLGPLFTTGENSVLLFLPLAHVFGRLVEVAAMMAPIRLGHVPDIKNLTGDLQSFRPTLILGVPRVFEKVYNTARATAQAGGKGRIFDRAADTAIAYSKALDTPSGPSIRLKLTHRVFDRLVYSKLRAVLGGRATHAISGGAPLGARLGHFYRGIGFTVLEGYGLTESCAAAAFNPWDRTKIGTVGQPLPGSTVRIADDGEVLLYGEHLFTGYWNNDAATAEAKAHGWFHTGDIGALDEDGYLTITGRKKEIIVTAGGKNVAPAVIEDRIRAQALIAEAMVVGDGRPFVAALITLDEEFLPHWAEQHGKSGRTVAELAGDPDLLAAVQHAVDEGNAAVSQAESVRKFRILPTQFTEESGHLTPSLKLKRNVVLKDFAPEIDALYAR is encoded by the coding sequence TTGCGTGAGTTCAGCCTTCCGGCCCTGTACGAGGTCCCCGCGGACGGCAATCTGACGGACTTGATCCGCCGCAACGCCGCCCATCATCCGGACATCCCCGTCATCGGCCGCAAGGACGCCTCGGGCCGCTGGGAGGACGTCACCGCGGCCCGTTTCCTGGCCGAGGTGCGCTCCGCCGCGCGCGGCCTGATCGCCTCCGGCGTGCAGCCGGGCGACCGGGTGGCCCTGATGTCCAGGACCCGCTACGAGTGGACGCTGCTGGACTTCGCGATCTGGAGCGCCGGGGCGGTCACCGTCCCGGTGTACGAGACGTCGTCGGCGTCCCAGGTGGAGTGGATCCTCGGCGACTCGGGCGCGGTGGCCGTGGTGGTCGAGGCGGAGCCGCACGAGCGGCTGGTGGAGTCGGTACGGGTCCGGCTGCCGCAGCTCAAGCACGTGTGGCGGATCGATGCCGGGGCGGTGGAGGCGCTGCGGGAGAGCGGCACCGACATCTCGGACGCGGTGCTCGACGAGCGTTCCGGGTACGCCGGCGCCGACTCGCCTGCCACCATCGTCTACACCTCGGGCACCACCGGCCGCCCCAAGGGCTGTGTGCTCAGCCACCGCAGCTTCTTCGCCGAGTGCGGCAACGTGGTGGAGCGGCTCGGTCCGCTCTTCACCACCGGCGAGAACTCGGTGCTGCTCTTCCTGCCGCTGGCCCATGTCTTCGGCCGGCTGGTGGAGGTGGCCGCGATGATGGCACCGATCCGGCTCGGCCACGTACCCGACATCAAGAACCTCACCGGCGACCTGCAGTCGTTCCGGCCGACGCTGATCCTCGGGGTGCCGCGGGTCTTCGAGAAGGTCTACAACACCGCGCGGGCCACCGCCCAGGCGGGCGGCAAGGGCAGGATCTTCGACCGGGCGGCGGACACCGCCATCGCGTACAGCAAGGCGCTGGACACCCCGTCAGGTCCCTCGATACGGCTCAAGCTGACCCACCGCGTCTTCGACCGGCTGGTCTACAGCAAGCTGCGCGCGGTGCTCGGCGGCCGGGCCACCCACGCGATCTCCGGCGGCGCCCCGCTGGGCGCGCGGCTGGGCCACTTCTACCGCGGCATCGGCTTCACGGTGCTGGAGGGGTACGGCCTCACCGAGTCCTGCGCGGCCGCCGCCTTCAACCCCTGGGACCGTACCAAGATCGGCACGGTCGGCCAGCCGCTGCCCGGCTCCACGGTCCGGATCGCCGACGACGGCGAGGTGCTGCTCTACGGCGAGCACCTGTTCACCGGCTACTGGAACAACGACGCGGCGACAGCGGAGGCCAAGGCGCACGGCTGGTTCCACACCGGCGACATCGGCGCGCTGGACGAGGACGGCTATCTGACCATCACCGGCCGGAAGAAGGAGATCATCGTGACGGCCGGCGGCAAGAACGTCGCCCCCGCGGTGATCGAGGACCGGATCCGGGCGCAGGCGCTGATCGCCGAGGCGATGGTGGTCGGTGACGGGCGGCCGTTCGTGGCCGCGCTGATCACGCTGGACGAGGAGTTCCTGCCGCACTGGGCGGAGCAGCACGGCAAGTCCGGCCGCACGGTGGCCGAACTCGCCGGCGACCCCGATCTGCTGGCCGCCGTCCAGCACGCGGTGGACGAGGGCAACGCGGCGGTCTCGCAGGCCGAGTCGGTCCGCAAGTTCCGTATCCTGCCGACCCAGTTCACCGAGGAGTCGGGCCACCTCACCCCGTCGCTGAAGCTCAAGCGCAATGTCGTCCTGAAGGACTTCGCCCCCGAGATCGACGCGCTGTACGCGCGCTGA